In Phycisphaerae bacterium, a single genomic region encodes these proteins:
- a CDS encoding transposase has product MSESKPRRAWTAARKLRIVLETLGSDVKLAEVCRREGVSPNLVYKWRKQLAGSAEAIFARPSNGRDIDRRTAKLTEENRRMKDVIAEITAENLELKKTLSD; this is encoded by the coding sequence ATGAGCGAATCGAAGCCGCGTCGTGCGTGGACGGCGGCCCGGAAGCTGCGGATCGTCTTGGAGACCTTGGGCTCGGACGTGAAGCTGGCTGAGGTCTGCCGTCGGGAAGGGGTCTCGCCCAATCTGGTCTACAAGTGGCGTAAGCAATTGGCCGGGTCGGCGGAGGCGATCTTCGCCCGGCCGTCCAACGGCCGGGACATCGATCGCCGGACGGCGAAGCTGACCGAGGAGAACCGCCGGATGAAGGACGTGATCGCCGAGATCACGGCGGAGAACCTG